One genomic region from Streptomyces sp. NBC_00457 encodes:
- a CDS encoding ROK family transcriptional regulator, producing the protein MHKNDGSAVEEAGSVTVPLALRRVLGLVVSGEATNRAEIARRSGLARSTVGQQVDHLVGTGILEEVESKRSVRGRPPRVLTISPQAGTVVVVDIDTAESQIALADLTRQVIARDTVDVRIDAGPRVVLDAVTEQLQGLLEKHRRAPDRVREVVVGLPGPVDFQQGCAVQPTGMPGWDGFPVAEYFRERFHAPTVVDNDVNLMALGEAAQAGLETPLLCIKIATGIGAGLVTATGDVYRGADGAAGDIGHIRAVGGASVLCACGNVGCVGALASHRAVLRGLGIPESKADDPLHGTRELARRVAAGDPTALHAVRQAATEIGEVVAMLVHMFNPRTVVLAGPLSELRDDLVSAVRAAVYQRALPLATRKLTITATQLKGGSGLHGGIALATQDVFSQAGIARLLVEGQKAGG; encoded by the coding sequence ATGCATAAAAATGATGGCTCCGCCGTAGAAGAGGCCGGGTCCGTGACCGTGCCGCTCGCGCTGCGCCGGGTACTGGGACTCGTGGTCTCCGGGGAGGCGACCAACCGGGCCGAGATCGCCCGGCGCAGCGGTCTGGCCCGGTCGACCGTGGGCCAGCAGGTCGACCATCTCGTCGGAACGGGGATTTTGGAGGAGGTCGAGTCAAAGCGGTCCGTGCGGGGCCGGCCCCCACGGGTGCTGACGATCAGCCCACAGGCCGGGACCGTCGTCGTCGTGGACATCGACACGGCGGAGTCGCAGATCGCTCTCGCCGACCTGACTCGGCAGGTGATCGCCCGGGACACGGTGGACGTCCGGATCGACGCGGGACCCCGGGTGGTGCTGGACGCGGTGACCGAACAGTTGCAGGGGCTGCTGGAGAAGCACCGGCGTGCCCCCGACCGGGTGCGCGAGGTGGTCGTCGGCCTGCCCGGACCTGTGGACTTCCAGCAGGGGTGCGCGGTGCAGCCGACAGGCATGCCCGGTTGGGACGGCTTTCCCGTCGCCGAGTATTTCCGGGAGCGGTTCCACGCGCCCACCGTGGTGGACAACGACGTCAACCTGATGGCTCTGGGCGAGGCCGCGCAGGCCGGGCTGGAGACTCCGCTGCTGTGCATCAAGATCGCGACCGGTATCGGGGCGGGACTCGTCACCGCGACCGGTGACGTGTACCGCGGCGCCGACGGAGCCGCCGGCGACATCGGCCACATCCGGGCCGTGGGCGGTGCCAGCGTCCTGTGCGCCTGCGGCAACGTCGGCTGCGTGGGCGCGCTGGCCTCCCATCGGGCGGTGCTGCGCGGCCTCGGCATCCCCGAGTCGAAGGCCGACGATCCGCTGCACGGCACCCGCGAACTCGCCCGGCGCGTCGCTGCGGGGGACCCGACCGCCCTGCACGCCGTGCGCCAGGCCGCAACGGAGATCGGCGAGGTGGTGGCCATGCTGGTCCACATGTTCAACCCGCGCACCGTGGTGCTGGCCGGACCGCTCAGCGAACTCCGCGACGACCTCGTCTCCGCCGTACGGGCTGCCGTGTACCAGCGGGCACTCCCGCTGGCCACGCGCAAACTCACCATCACCGCGACTCAGCTCAAGGGCGGCTCCGGCCTGCACGGCGGCATCGCCCTGGCCACCCAGGACGTCTTCAGCCAGGCAGGCATCGCACGGCTGCTGGTCGAGGGGCAGAAAGCCGGCGGATAG
- a CDS encoding ABC transporter substrate-binding protein produces the protein MSTSITRRTAAAALGLAAALVLAACSNPDDGGTTEVAATSGSKMRINISPDQKRITTDKVDSIAAEVPQEIRERGTLELVQSSGSAAPLNFHATDNKTLIGIEPDIAHLVADVLGLKPKFHAVSWENIFVGLDSAKYDAGFSNITVTEERKEKYDFATYRQDNLGFEAKKGSGLKISGPKDVAGKTVAVQSGTNQEKLLVEWSKENEQAGRKPVNIKYYQNDSDTYLALQSGRIDVYLGPNPTAAYHAATTGKTEVVGTYSGAGATLQGLIAATTKKDSGLVKPLADALNHVIENGTYAKALKRWGLSDEAVTKSEINPPGLPKTDQ, from the coding sequence ATGTCCACCTCGATCACCCGCCGTACCGCCGCAGCCGCGCTCGGACTCGCTGCCGCCCTCGTCCTCGCCGCGTGCAGCAACCCCGACGACGGCGGCACGACCGAGGTCGCCGCCACGTCAGGCAGCAAGATGAGAATCAACATCAGTCCCGACCAGAAACGGATCACCACGGACAAGGTCGACTCCATAGCCGCCGAGGTCCCACAGGAGATCCGCGAGAGAGGAACGCTGGAGCTCGTCCAGTCCTCCGGGAGCGCGGCGCCGCTGAACTTCCACGCCACCGACAACAAGACCCTCATCGGCATCGAGCCCGACATCGCCCACCTCGTCGCCGACGTGCTCGGCCTCAAGCCGAAGTTCCACGCCGTCTCGTGGGAGAACATCTTCGTCGGCCTCGACAGCGCCAAGTACGACGCCGGCTTCAGCAACATCACCGTCACCGAGGAGCGCAAGGAGAAGTACGACTTCGCCACCTACCGCCAGGACAACCTGGGCTTCGAGGCGAAGAAGGGCAGCGGGCTGAAGATCAGCGGGCCCAAGGACGTGGCCGGAAAGACCGTCGCCGTCCAGAGCGGCACCAACCAAGAGAAGCTGCTCGTCGAGTGGAGCAAGGAGAACGAGCAGGCCGGCCGCAAGCCGGTGAACATCAAGTACTACCAGAACGACAGCGACACCTACCTCGCCCTCCAGTCCGGCCGGATCGACGTCTACCTCGGTCCCAACCCGACCGCCGCGTACCACGCGGCCACCACCGGGAAGACAGAGGTCGTCGGTACCTACTCCGGCGCCGGCGCAACCCTCCAGGGCCTCATCGCGGCCACCACCAAGAAGGACAGCGGCCTGGTCAAGCCGCTCGCCGACGCCCTCAACCACGTCATCGAGAACGGCACCTACGCGAAGGCGCTCAAGCGCTGGGGCCTGTCCGACGAAGCAGTGACCAAGTCGGAGATCAACCCGCCCGGCCTGCCCAAGACCGACCAGTAG
- a CDS encoding amino acid ABC transporter ATP-binding protein has product MSEVMVDVHGVHKSFGPLEVLRGVDLQVRAGGVTVIVGPSGSGKSTLLRTINHLEKVNRGWISIDGELIGYRRSGNKLHELKEKDVLKQRTHIGFVFQNFNLFPHLTVLENLIEAPVSALRRPRKEAEETARRLLDRVGLADKTDAYPRQLSGGQQQRVAIARALALEPKVLLFDEPTSALDPELVGEVLDVIKDLARTGTTMIVVTHEIGFAREVADTVVFMDGGVVVEQGPPTAVLDDPQHERTRAFLSKVL; this is encoded by the coding sequence ATGAGCGAGGTGATGGTGGACGTCCACGGCGTCCACAAGAGTTTCGGCCCGCTGGAGGTGCTGCGCGGCGTGGACCTTCAGGTGCGCGCCGGCGGCGTGACCGTGATCGTCGGGCCGTCCGGCTCCGGCAAATCCACGCTGCTGCGGACCATCAACCACCTGGAGAAGGTCAACCGCGGCTGGATCAGCATCGACGGCGAACTCATCGGCTACCGCCGCTCCGGGAACAAGCTGCACGAACTGAAGGAGAAGGACGTCCTGAAGCAGCGCACCCACATCGGGTTCGTCTTCCAGAACTTCAACCTCTTCCCCCATCTGACCGTGCTGGAGAACCTGATCGAGGCCCCGGTCTCCGCGCTGCGCCGCCCGCGCAAGGAGGCGGAGGAGACAGCCCGCCGACTGCTCGACCGGGTCGGCCTCGCCGACAAGACCGACGCCTACCCGCGGCAGCTCTCCGGCGGCCAGCAGCAGCGCGTCGCCATCGCCCGCGCGCTCGCCCTCGAACCGAAGGTGCTCCTCTTCGACGAGCCCACCTCGGCGCTCGACCCGGAACTCGTCGGCGAAGTCCTCGACGTCATCAAGGACCTGGCCCGCACCGGAACCACCATGATCGTCGTGACCCACGAGATCGGCTTCGCCCGCGAGGTCGCCGACACCGTGGTGTTCATGGACGGCGGCGTCGTCGTGGAGCAGGGGCCGCCCACGGCCGTCCTGGACGACCCGCAGCACGAGCGCACCCGCGCCTTCCTCTCCAAGGTCCTCTGA
- a CDS encoding Gfo/Idh/MocA family protein, producing MRAVVVGAGMIGAVHARAIRAAGGCVAGVVASTPERSVRTADEWAVPARYPDLSAALADDSVSVVHVCTPNALHVRQAEAALRAGKHVICEKPLATSAADAEHLARLAQEAGLLLAVPFVYRYHPLVRELRDRRLRGEFGAWQLIHGSYLQDWMLSPDVMSWRVDPVDGGPSRAFADIGSHWCDLVEWVAGVRFTELTARLGTTIATRPAGTGVSFSNGAGGPRDRVRTEDVATVLLRTGDGVLGTLTVSQVSAGRKNRLWFELDGSAGSAVFDQENPETAWLGATDGARILVRDPGQGSSEQRRLAHLPAGHAQGYGDCFAAFVADAYTTIRGGTPEGLPTGADGVRSARIVEAVLTSAASLTWTDVASAPAALEATV from the coding sequence ATGCGGGCAGTGGTAGTCGGGGCCGGCATGATCGGCGCCGTACACGCCAGGGCGATCCGCGCCGCGGGCGGCTGTGTGGCCGGAGTGGTCGCGTCGACCCCCGAGCGCAGCGTGCGGACCGCCGATGAGTGGGCAGTCCCGGCACGTTATCCCGACCTCTCGGCGGCACTTGCCGACGACAGCGTCTCGGTCGTCCACGTATGCACCCCGAACGCACTGCACGTACGGCAGGCCGAGGCGGCCCTGCGCGCGGGCAAGCACGTGATCTGCGAGAAGCCGCTCGCCACGTCCGCCGCCGACGCCGAACACCTGGCGCGGCTGGCGCAGGAGGCGGGCCTGCTGCTCGCCGTCCCCTTCGTGTACCGCTACCACCCGCTCGTGAGGGAGCTCCGCGACCGTCGGCTGCGCGGCGAGTTCGGCGCGTGGCAGCTGATCCACGGCAGCTATCTGCAGGACTGGATGCTCTCCCCGGACGTCATGTCCTGGCGGGTCGACCCGGTGGACGGCGGACCGTCGCGGGCGTTCGCGGACATCGGCTCGCACTGGTGCGACCTCGTCGAATGGGTCGCCGGAGTCCGCTTCACCGAACTGACCGCCCGGCTCGGCACGACTATCGCCACCCGCCCCGCCGGTACCGGCGTGAGCTTTTCGAACGGCGCCGGGGGGCCACGGGACCGGGTGCGTACGGAGGACGTGGCGACCGTGCTGCTGCGCACCGGCGACGGTGTCCTCGGCACGCTGACGGTGTCCCAGGTGTCGGCCGGCCGCAAGAACCGGCTCTGGTTCGAACTCGACGGCTCGGCCGGCAGCGCGGTCTTCGACCAGGAGAACCCCGAGACCGCATGGCTCGGCGCCACGGACGGAGCACGCATTCTCGTACGTGACCCCGGCCAGGGCTCGTCCGAGCAGCGCCGCCTCGCCCACCTGCCCGCCGGCCATGCGCAGGGCTACGGCGACTGCTTCGCCGCCTTCGTCGCCGACGCCTATACGACGATCCGCGGAGGGACGCCGGAAGGCCTGCCCACCGGTGCGGACGGCGTCCGCTCGGCCCGCATCGTCGAAGCCGTGCTGACCTCCGCCGCGTCACTCACCTGGACCGACGTCGCTTCCGCACCCGCAGCCCTGGAGGCCACCGTATGA
- a CDS encoding sugar phosphate isomerase/epimerase family protein produces the protein MKIRQDRLAINPLQWVASADGWIDPTLAPPLDGQLSVVRDAGIKALHSAVPGDLTPQEYAVRLAEYGISPAPGYIPVRLTEDATERQTFRDTAARVAEQHAALGVPTVFLAMGMAKDAERVARPAVGHLADPGRLERVRDLLAEIAGIIRAEGITPAFHPHVGTWAETEEETRFVLDTVDASVLAFGPDLGHLAWAGADAVRLVRDYADRVASVHVKDLDLGLAAKAREAGWGYRRTVLAGLWSEPGHGNADIEGFIGALPEDFDGWLIVEVDRGAQPTPEQSVRLCGEWIAKYA, from the coding sequence ATGAAGATCAGGCAGGACCGCCTGGCCATCAACCCCCTGCAGTGGGTCGCGAGCGCCGACGGCTGGATCGATCCCACGCTCGCCCCGCCCCTGGACGGGCAGTTGAGCGTCGTCCGCGATGCGGGCATCAAAGCCCTGCACAGCGCCGTACCCGGCGACCTGACACCGCAGGAGTACGCCGTCCGGCTCGCCGAGTACGGCATCAGCCCCGCGCCCGGCTACATCCCTGTCCGCCTCACCGAGGACGCGACCGAGCGGCAGACCTTCCGGGACACCGCGGCACGGGTCGCCGAGCAGCACGCGGCACTCGGCGTGCCCACCGTCTTCCTCGCCATGGGGATGGCCAAGGACGCCGAGCGCGTGGCCCGTCCCGCGGTCGGCCACCTCGCCGACCCGGGCCGCCTGGAGCGCGTCCGCGACCTGCTGGCCGAGATCGCCGGGATCATCCGGGCCGAGGGCATCACCCCCGCCTTCCATCCGCACGTCGGTACCTGGGCGGAGACCGAGGAGGAGACCCGTTTCGTTCTGGACACCGTCGACGCCTCCGTCCTCGCCTTCGGACCGGACCTGGGCCACCTGGCCTGGGCGGGCGCGGACGCCGTACGGCTCGTGCGCGACTACGCGGACCGCGTGGCGAGCGTCCACGTCAAGGACCTGGACCTCGGCCTCGCCGCGAAGGCGAGGGAAGCGGGCTGGGGCTACCGCAGGACGGTGCTGGCGGGGCTGTGGTCGGAGCCGGGCCACGGGAACGCCGACATCGAGGGCTTCATCGGCGCACTGCCGGAGGACTTCGACGGCTGGCTGATCGTCGAGGTCGACCGGGGGGCACAGCCGACCCCCGAACAGAGCGTGCGGCTGTGCGGGGAGTGGATCGCGAAGTACGCGTGA
- a CDS encoding vanadium-dependent haloperoxidase, protein MNPFRTRHPVRPVLVALGSAVLLAASLTVPSAASTAVVEEQNRSSVALDWYDTTAATLAAGGAPTQITNSRTWAVSWLAAARATRQVPSGVDRGDFQDAALASAVHDALVALVPSRTQELDAALRTTLQGVPDGPAESQGVAAGARQARLVLAAREGDGLDPASVNAPFTVPPAAPGVWQPTPPDHAPAAQYGNRLARPFLLDSADQYRLPAPPALDSARYRADLAEVRAYGAVDSTVRTEKQTETATFWLGSSLTLYTEPLRVALARSPHSSAGRARLVALFHVALVDTQIATSDTKYAYLRWRPVTAIRTGSTDPDPAWTPLHATPAHPDHPSGHNTYSGAAEAVLSALVGPRTAPFQLTSPTAPGVTRTYTSWSRLSQENVDARVYSGIHTRSADEAGLVLGERIATHALRNAAHLFSTL, encoded by the coding sequence GTGAACCCGTTCAGAACCCGTCATCCCGTCCGCCCCGTCCTGGTGGCGCTGGGCTCGGCCGTCCTGCTGGCCGCCTCCCTCACCGTCCCGTCCGCCGCGTCTACCGCCGTGGTGGAGGAGCAGAATCGCTCGTCCGTGGCGCTCGACTGGTACGACACGACAGCGGCCACCCTCGCGGCGGGCGGCGCCCCGACGCAGATCACGAACAGCCGTACGTGGGCCGTCAGTTGGCTCGCGGCGGCCCGGGCCACCCGTCAGGTGCCGTCCGGCGTCGACCGGGGCGACTTCCAGGACGCGGCCCTGGCGTCCGCCGTGCACGACGCCCTGGTGGCGCTGGTCCCCTCCCGCACTCAGGAACTGGACGCCGCTCTGCGCACGACTCTGCAGGGCGTTCCCGACGGACCGGCCGAGTCGCAGGGCGTGGCGGCCGGTGCCCGCCAGGCGCGGCTGGTGCTCGCCGCCCGCGAGGGCGACGGCCTCGACCCGGCCTCGGTCAACGCGCCGTTCACCGTCCCGCCGGCGGCCCCTGGAGTGTGGCAGCCGACTCCGCCCGACCACGCCCCGGCCGCGCAGTACGGCAACCGGCTCGCCCGGCCCTTCCTGTTGGACAGCGCCGACCAGTACCGGCTGCCCGCACCGCCCGCCCTGGACTCCGCGCGTTACCGCGCAGATCTGGCCGAAGTCCGTGCATATGGGGCCGTGGACAGCACCGTACGCACGGAGAAGCAGACAGAGACCGCCACCTTCTGGCTCGGCTCCTCACTGACGCTGTACACCGAGCCACTGCGGGTGGCCCTTGCCCGGTCACCGCATTCCAGCGCCGGACGCGCCAGGCTCGTGGCCCTGTTCCACGTCGCCCTGGTGGACACGCAGATCGCCACCTCCGACACCAAGTACGCCTATCTGCGGTGGCGCCCGGTCACGGCCATCCGCACCGGTTCGACCGATCCCGACCCCGCATGGACGCCGCTGCACGCCACGCCGGCCCATCCCGACCACCCCAGCGGACACAACACGTACTCGGGCGCCGCGGAAGCGGTCCTCTCGGCGCTCGTCGGGCCACGCACGGCGCCCTTCCAGCTGACCAGCCCCACCGCCCCCGGCGTGACCCGCACCTACACCTCCTGGAGCCGACTGTCCCAGGAAAACGTGGATGCCCGGGTGTACTCCGGCATCCACACCCGCTCGGCCGACGAGGCCGGTCTCGTCCTCGGCGAACGGATCGCGACGCACGCCCTACGCAACGCCGCACACCTGTTCAGCACCCTGTGA
- a CDS encoding amino acid ABC transporter permease — protein sequence MASTADTAPPGAATPGTSPEAPPAPDDPASLKVVPARHYARWAAAVAVIVLVAQFVHGLATNPVWEWGVFSDYVFSETIVQAVWVTLQLTAYATVLGFLLGTVVAFMRLSHSPVLQTVAWTYIWIFRSIPMIVQLVFWFNLSALYEELGFGIPFGPVFWSVDSNSIIGTMGAAIIGLTLHQAAYAAEIVRGGVIAVDHGQLEAAAALGIPRLRQIRRIVLPQAMRAILPTAGNEIIGLLKGTSVVYVMAIGELFYQVQVVYGRNGRVIPLLLVATAWYVALTTLLSVAQYYVERRYARGANRTPPPTPLQRARRFVRDLRAAAAQRNQPVVPLKPLGDSR from the coding sequence ATGGCATCCACAGCCGACACCGCGCCGCCCGGTGCGGCCACCCCGGGCACCAGCCCCGAAGCCCCGCCCGCCCCGGACGATCCGGCCTCGCTCAAGGTCGTACCCGCCCGCCACTACGCCCGCTGGGCGGCGGCCGTCGCCGTGATCGTGCTGGTCGCCCAGTTCGTGCACGGGCTGGCCACCAACCCCGTCTGGGAGTGGGGCGTCTTCAGCGACTACGTCTTCTCCGAGACGATCGTCCAGGCAGTGTGGGTGACCCTCCAACTCACCGCCTACGCAACGGTGCTGGGCTTCCTTCTGGGGACCGTCGTGGCCTTCATGCGGCTGTCGCACAGCCCGGTGCTGCAGACCGTCGCCTGGACCTACATCTGGATCTTCCGGTCCATCCCGATGATCGTCCAACTGGTGTTCTGGTTCAACCTGAGTGCGTTGTACGAGGAGTTGGGCTTCGGCATCCCCTTCGGCCCGGTGTTCTGGTCCGTCGACAGCAACAGCATCATCGGCACCATGGGGGCCGCCATCATCGGCCTCACGCTCCACCAGGCCGCCTACGCCGCCGAGATCGTCCGTGGCGGCGTCATCGCCGTCGACCACGGACAGCTGGAGGCCGCCGCCGCACTGGGCATCCCCCGGCTGCGGCAGATCCGCCGGATCGTGCTGCCGCAGGCGATGCGCGCGATCCTGCCCACCGCCGGCAACGAGATCATCGGCCTGCTCAAGGGCACCTCGGTGGTCTACGTGATGGCGATCGGCGAGCTGTTCTACCAGGTGCAGGTGGTCTACGGCCGCAACGGCCGGGTGATCCCGCTGCTGCTGGTCGCCACCGCCTGGTACGTCGCTCTCACCACCCTGCTGTCGGTCGCCCAGTACTACGTCGAGCGCCGCTACGCGCGGGGCGCCAACCGGACCCCGCCGCCCACCCCGCTCCAGCGCGCCCGGCGCTTCGTCCGCGACCTGCGGGCCGCGGCGGCCCAGCGCAACCAGCCCGTCGTACCCCTCAAGCCTCTGGGAGACAGCCGATGA
- a CDS encoding LLM class flavin-dependent oxidoreductase, giving the protein MPRELHVSIELNGTGDHAAASLTAAHWTDLIGLAEQGALDFVAVGDTPTPPPDDSAGRLDAVAILARAAPLTSRIGLIPTVSTTHAEPFHISTALATLDFVSEGRAGWLVDVSTIEAEARAVGCREPAPVAALWAEAADAAEAAIGLWDRWEDDADLRNAATARFLDRERPHQIDFESPHFSVPGPSTVPRPPQGRPPIAIAVDVHDSDGQWELAASHADVVFLDADQPSTARLARGALLRRAADAGRDPETLRVLVRVAVDLGGGTGPGALPPAELRITGAAADLAGLLADWHAATGVDGFHLLPTSAPADLPAVVHDVVPALRKRGLFRADYTGRTLRDHLDLPRPAGRYARDTEPVR; this is encoded by the coding sequence ATGCCCCGCGAACTACACGTCTCCATCGAACTCAACGGGACCGGTGACCACGCCGCCGCGTCCCTCACCGCCGCCCACTGGACCGACCTGATCGGCCTCGCCGAACAAGGTGCCCTGGACTTCGTCGCCGTCGGCGACACTCCCACCCCACCGCCCGATGACAGCGCGGGCCGGCTCGACGCGGTGGCCATCCTCGCCCGCGCCGCGCCACTGACCAGCAGGATCGGCCTGATACCGACGGTGTCCACCACCCACGCCGAGCCCTTCCACATCTCCACCGCCCTGGCCACGCTCGACTTCGTCAGCGAGGGCCGGGCCGGCTGGCTGGTCGACGTCTCGACCATCGAGGCAGAGGCTCGCGCCGTGGGTTGCCGTGAGCCCGCGCCCGTGGCCGCGTTGTGGGCGGAGGCGGCCGACGCCGCCGAGGCCGCCATCGGGTTGTGGGACAGATGGGAGGACGACGCGGACCTACGGAACGCCGCCACCGCCCGTTTCCTCGACCGCGAACGACCGCACCAGATCGACTTCGAGAGCCCTCACTTCTCCGTCCCGGGCCCCTCCACCGTCCCCCGCCCACCACAAGGGCGACCGCCCATCGCCATCGCCGTCGACGTGCACGACTCGGACGGGCAGTGGGAACTGGCCGCGAGCCACGCCGACGTCGTCTTCCTGGACGCCGACCAGCCCTCCACGGCCCGGCTCGCCCGCGGGGCGCTGCTGCGCCGGGCGGCGGATGCCGGACGCGACCCGGAGACGCTGCGGGTGCTGGTACGTGTGGCGGTCGATCTCGGGGGCGGCACCGGGCCCGGAGCCCTCCCGCCCGCCGAGCTGCGCATCACCGGTGCCGCCGCGGACCTCGCCGGACTGCTCGCCGACTGGCACGCCGCCACCGGCGTCGACGGCTTCCACCTCCTCCCGACCTCGGCCCCCGCCGATCTGCCGGCCGTGGTCCACGACGTCGTACCGGCGCTGCGAAAACGCGGCCTGTTCCGCGCCGACTACACCGGCCGCACGCTCCGCGACCACCTCGACCTGCCTCGCCCCGCCGGCCGCTACGCCCGAGACACCGAGCCGGTCCGATGA
- a CDS encoding sugar phosphate isomerase/epimerase family protein, producing the protein MKLGMLTACLPRLSLAEIAAWASEAGYEALEVAAWPDTGGRDFEAAHLPVAGFDDRAADETRALLERHNLGISALAYYENNLHPDPGRWAGIHAHLKAVVDAAAGLDVPYVGTFVGRDWTRPVADNLAEAQKVFPELVEYAGEKGVKLIIENCVMEGWHPDGYPGNLAYSPELWEWMFSLGLYLNWDPSHLTWIGIDPVTTIAPYADRIVHAQAKDLQILPGKVDRYGFFGKAAQRNDPWDTGWWRYRVPGRGQVDWNAVVDVLYENGFTGTLSVEHEDPVWSGTEERVKTGLEIAHRTLRPLVVT; encoded by the coding sequence ATGAAACTCGGCATGCTCACCGCCTGTCTTCCCCGCCTCTCCCTCGCCGAGATCGCCGCCTGGGCGAGCGAGGCCGGCTATGAGGCCCTGGAGGTCGCCGCCTGGCCGGACACCGGGGGCCGGGACTTCGAGGCGGCCCACCTTCCGGTGGCCGGCTTCGACGACCGTGCGGCCGACGAGACACGAGCCCTGCTGGAGCGTCACAACCTCGGCATCTCCGCCCTCGCGTACTACGAGAACAACCTTCATCCCGACCCCGGGCGGTGGGCCGGGATCCACGCCCACCTCAAGGCGGTCGTGGACGCGGCAGCCGGCTTGGACGTCCCGTACGTGGGCACCTTCGTCGGCCGTGACTGGACCCGTCCGGTGGCGGACAACCTGGCCGAGGCCCAGAAGGTCTTCCCCGAACTCGTCGAGTACGCGGGCGAGAAGGGCGTGAAGCTCATCATCGAGAACTGCGTGATGGAGGGCTGGCACCCCGACGGTTACCCGGGCAACCTCGCCTACTCGCCGGAGCTGTGGGAGTGGATGTTCTCCCTCGGCCTCTACCTGAACTGGGACCCGTCGCACCTGACCTGGATCGGCATCGACCCGGTCACGACCATCGCGCCGTACGCCGATCGCATCGTCCATGCCCAGGCCAAGGATCTGCAGATTCTGCCCGGCAAGGTCGACCGCTACGGCTTCTTCGGCAAGGCGGCACAGCGCAACGACCCCTGGGACACCGGCTGGTGGCGTTACCGCGTGCCGGGCCGCGGTCAGGTCGACTGGAACGCCGTGGTGGACGTCCTGTACGAGAACGGCTTCACCGGAACCCTCTCCGTCGAGCACGAGGACCCGGTGTGGAGCGGCACCGAGGAGCGGGTCAAGACCGGCCTGGAGATCGCGCACCGCACCCTGCGGCCCCTCGTCGTCACCTGA
- a CDS encoding Gfo/Idh/MocA family protein, which yields MAQQHARHRIGILGAGNILGRYAEGLRTFPEFEVVRVADIDPTRAKQAADEYDIAAWGDGAELLADDTVEIVVNITPPQFHAKTVIAALESGKHVYVEKPLATTVAEAREVLDAATRGTALLGSAPDTFLGSAVQTARHAVDTGLIGDAVGATAFVRSSRAETWHPDPRAFYGAGGGPVLDMGPYYLAALVNCLGPVAQVAAATRIGAPTRKVTSPGRVVDEITVEVPTHASATLTFASGAIATTLMSFDVWDTELPRIEIYGTEGTLALPNPNFFDGDVRLKRHGDTDWQVLTPVTELFGAVDTPEQHRRGLGVRDLAGATEGGPHRANPHFAFHILDVLTSFETSQQQNRFVALESSCARPEPRAATALAAPVAP from the coding sequence ATGGCTCAGCAGCACGCACGGCACCGCATCGGGATCCTGGGCGCCGGCAACATCCTCGGCCGCTACGCGGAAGGCCTGCGCACCTTCCCGGAGTTCGAGGTGGTCCGGGTGGCCGACATCGACCCGACCCGCGCCAAGCAGGCCGCGGACGAGTACGACATCGCCGCCTGGGGCGACGGTGCCGAACTCCTCGCCGACGACACCGTCGAGATCGTCGTCAACATCACCCCGCCGCAGTTCCACGCCAAGACCGTCATCGCCGCGCTGGAGTCGGGCAAGCACGTCTACGTGGAGAAGCCACTCGCCACCACCGTCGCCGAGGCCCGCGAGGTCCTCGACGCCGCCACACGCGGCACGGCGCTGCTGGGGTCGGCCCCTGACACCTTCCTCGGCAGCGCCGTGCAGACCGCCCGGCACGCGGTCGACACCGGCCTGATCGGCGACGCCGTCGGCGCCACCGCCTTCGTACGCTCCAGCCGCGCCGAGACCTGGCACCCGGACCCGCGCGCCTTCTACGGCGCCGGCGGCGGCCCCGTCCTCGACATGGGCCCCTACTACCTGGCCGCGCTGGTCAACTGCCTCGGCCCGGTCGCCCAGGTGGCCGCCGCCACCCGCATCGGCGCACCCACCCGCAAGGTCACCAGCCCGGGTCGAGTGGTCGACGAGATCACGGTCGAGGTCCCCACCCACGCCTCCGCCACCCTCACCTTCGCGTCCGGCGCCATCGCCACCACTCTGATGAGCTTCGACGTCTGGGACACCGAGCTCCCGCGCATCGAGATCTACGGCACTGAGGGCACCCTCGCCCTGCCCAACCCCAACTTCTTCGACGGCGACGTACGCCTCAAGCGCCACGGGGACACGGACTGGCAGGTGCTCACCCCGGTCACCGAGCTCTTCGGCGCCGTGGACACCCCCGAACAGCACCGTCGGGGCCTCGGGGTGCGGGATCTCGCCGGCGCTACCGAAGGCGGACCGCACCGCGCCAACCCGCACTTCGCCTTCCACATCCTGGACGTGCTGACGAGCTTCGAGACCTCGCAGCAGCAGAATCGTTTCGTCGCACTGGAGAGCAGCTGCGCCCGCCCCGAGCCGCGCGCCGCGACAGCCCTCGCAGCCCCTGTCGCCCCCTGA